The following proteins are co-located in the Halarcobacter sp. genome:
- a CDS encoding cache domain-containing protein, translating to MLIKSEKNLLDFIKYSPVVIIILIALLVNALIYFQNLKNFEKDMEIYKKNYIETNKEIIKLHVEKVFSLIEEQKENLEEQVKKDLKDRVNEAYAIIENIYNKNPNTKKETVLTQIKEALRPIRFNEGRGYFYINNLDGNIVLHPINPNFENTNIYNRNQNETIKSIISSLETLKNKNETFNNLFWYKPNETKIKYEKITFNKVFRPLNIVVGTGEYLKNIRNNIKKEILQYIQNITYGDNGYVLVFDYDGYQLAHIKKEYIGKNRINLTDANGTKITQSIIDKAKEGKGFISYIGTIMPSTGKPSEKITYVRGLQNWEWAIASGFYTKDMMNYLEKKEKELKQINNKSFRKILLISIILSIVLILLASYVSNRLRIFFNNYKKRIKEEIQANRKKDEMLYQQSKMASMGEMIGNIAHQWRQPLNLISTAASGIKLEEDLNILTKESQKNSLDSILRATQYLSKTIDDFREFFNPNKKQSLVSTKSIYERTIDLINVRIKNHNIHIESKVEEFVIYTYENELNQALINILNNSIDALSTLNDRKRTIFFTIKHFDKSKIQKRLNPFKIDNTKEYLLIEIKDNANGIKEEIKDKIFDAYFTTKHQAQGTGIGLYMTYQIITNHLNGDIHVDNTNIPFENESFKGAKFTILLPIKDIVN from the coding sequence ATGTTAATCAAAAGTGAAAAAAATCTTTTAGATTTTATAAAGTATTCTCCTGTAGTGATTATTATCTTAATTGCTTTATTGGTTAATGCTTTAATCTATTTTCAAAATTTAAAAAATTTTGAAAAAGATATGGAAATTTATAAAAAAAACTATATTGAAACAAATAAAGAGATTATAAAACTACATGTTGAAAAAGTTTTTTCACTTATAGAAGAACAAAAAGAAAATTTAGAAGAACAAGTTAAAAAAGATCTAAAAGATAGAGTAAATGAAGCCTATGCCATAATAGAAAATATCTATAATAAAAATCCAAATACCAAAAAAGAAACTGTTTTAACACAAATAAAAGAAGCCTTACGTCCAATTAGATTCAATGAAGGAAGAGGTTATTTTTATATCAATAATTTAGATGGTAATATTGTCCTACATCCTATAAATCCAAATTTTGAAAATACAAACATATATAATAGAAATCAAAATGAAACAATAAAATCTATAATAAGTTCACTTGAAACATTAAAAAATAAAAACGAAACCTTTAACAATCTTTTTTGGTATAAACCAAATGAGACTAAAATAAAATATGAAAAAATCACATTTAATAAAGTATTTCGGCCTTTAAATATTGTTGTTGGAACAGGAGAATATTTAAAGAATATTAGAAATAATATAAAAAAAGAGATTCTACAATATATTCAAAATATAACTTATGGAGACAATGGTTATGTTTTAGTTTTTGATTATGATGGTTATCAATTAGCTCATATAAAAAAAGAATATATAGGAAAAAACAGAATAAATCTTACAGATGCAAATGGAACTAAAATCACCCAATCAATAATAGATAAAGCCAAAGAGGGAAAAGGGTTTATCTCTTATATAGGTACCATTATGCCATCAACAGGAAAACCTTCTGAAAAAATTACTTATGTAAGAGGTCTTCAAAACTGGGAATGGGCTATTGCTTCTGGATTTTATACAAAAGATATGATGAACTATTTAGAAAAAAAAGAAAAAGAATTAAAACAAATAAACAATAAATCATTTAGAAAAATTCTTTTAATAAGTATTATTTTATCAATTGTTTTAATACTTCTAGCTAGCTATGTATCAAATAGATTAAGAATATTTTTTAATAACTATAAAAAAAGAATTAAAGAAGAGATTCAAGCAAATAGAAAAAAAGATGAGATGCTTTATCAACAATCAAAAATGGCATCAATGGGGGAAATGATAGGTAATATTGCCCATCAATGGAGACAACCATTAAACTTAATAAGTACAGCAGCAAGTGGTATAAAACTCGAAGAAGACCTAAATATACTTACAAAAGAATCACAAAAAAATTCTTTGGATTCTATTTTAAGAGCAACACAGTATTTGTCTAAAACAATTGATGATTTTAGAGAGTTCTTTAATCCAAATAAAAAACAATCTCTTGTTTCAACAAAATCAATATATGAAAGAACAATAGACCTTATAAATGTAAGAATAAAAAATCATAATATTCATATAGAATCAAAAGTAGAAGAGTTTGTAATCTACACCTATGAGAATGAACTTAATCAAGCTTTAATAAATATTTTAAATAATTCAATAGATGCTCTAAGCACCCTAAATGATAGAAAAAGAACTATCTTTTTTACAATTAAACATTTTGATAAATCAAAAATACAAAAAAGACTAAACCCTTTTAAAATAGATAATACAAAAGAGTATCTTCTAATAGAAATAAAAGATAATGCAAATGGTATAAAAGAAGAGATAAAAGATAAGATTTTCGATGCCTACTTCACAACAAAACATCAAGCACAAGGAACAGGAATAGGTTTATATATGACCTACCAAATTATAACAAATCACTTAAATGGAGATATCCACGTAGATAATACAAATATACCATTTGAAAATGAGAGTTTCAAAGGAGCTAAGTTTACTATTCTTTTACCTATTAAAGATATTGTAAATTAA
- a CDS encoding pirin family protein, translating into MLKKLPKDNMGSSNLGWLKSRFHFSFAEYYNPQNINFGVLRVINDDLIEPNSGFNTHPHSNMEIISYVIDGEITHKDSMGNEETLKRGEVQYLSAGDGIFHSEYNLHHSKILRLLQIWILPPQNGLPRLYGSQKFKEEERRNRLLNIVSSTNGKANVKIYQDINMYVSELDKNKELEYDIKTNRQIYFVLIEGKANINNITLDYGDALEITEEKSIKIEALENSHFLFIEMNS; encoded by the coding sequence ATGTTAAAAAAACTACCAAAAGATAATATGGGAAGTTCTAACTTAGGTTGGTTAAAAAGTAGATTTCATTTCTCTTTTGCTGAATACTATAACCCTCAAAATATCAATTTTGGTGTGTTAAGAGTTATAAATGATGATTTAATAGAACCAAACTCTGGATTTAATACCCATCCACACTCAAATATGGAGATCATCTCATATGTTATAGATGGAGAGATTACTCACAAAGATTCTATGGGTAATGAAGAAACATTAAAAAGAGGTGAAGTTCAATATTTAAGTGCAGGAGATGGTATTTTTCATAGTGAATATAATCTTCACCATTCAAAAATATTAAGATTATTACAAATATGGATTTTACCACCCCAAAATGGTTTACCAAGACTTTATGGTTCACAAAAATTTAAAGAAGAGGAAAGAAGAAACAGATTATTAAATATAGTATCTTCTACAAATGGGAAAGCAAATGTAAAAATATACCAAGATATAAATATGTATGTTAGTGAACTTGATAAGAATAAAGAATTAGAATACGATATAAAAACTAACAGACAAATCTATTTTGTATTAATTGAGGGTAAAGCAAATATAAACAATATTACTTTAGATTATGGCGACGCACTTGAGATTACAGAAGAAAAATCTATAAAAATTGAGGCTTTAGAAAATTCACATTTTCTTTTTATTGAAATGAATAGTTAA
- a CDS encoding glucosaminidase domain-containing protein, which yields MHSLLKFLLVLVFCSSSYAQSGFPKEYYKMSSKKAKEFFFEYFEKRIEIENIKILADRLFIKSLQKAPLPIEGSLEYEKLESLQKKYKVQDIFDYPKYVKRIDIIPPSMALAQAATESGWGKSRFFKEANNIFGHWTYNPKIGMVPLDRPEGKRHLVRVFATLEDSIAAYMLNLNRTSAYKNFRTLRENMRNSKIFINGLSLSATMTKYSGIGHDYVKILQSIITKNKLIKYDMKFFEKIKNLD from the coding sequence ATGCATAGCTTATTAAAATTTTTACTAGTTTTAGTTTTTTGTAGTTCAAGTTATGCCCAATCTGGCTTTCCTAAAGAATATTATAAGATGTCATCAAAAAAAGCTAAAGAGTTCTTTTTTGAATATTTTGAAAAAAGAATTGAAATAGAAAATATAAAAATATTAGCTGATAGACTTTTTATCAAATCTTTACAAAAAGCACCTTTACCTATTGAGGGTTCTTTAGAGTATGAAAAGCTTGAATCTTTACAAAAGAAATATAAAGTTCAAGATATATTTGATTATCCTAAATATGTAAAAAGAATAGATATTATTCCCCCTTCAATGGCTTTAGCACAAGCTGCAACCGAGAGTGGTTGGGGGAAAAGTAGGTTTTTTAAAGAAGCAAATAATATCTTTGGTCATTGGACCTACAATCCAAAAATTGGAATGGTACCTCTTGATAGACCTGAAGGGAAACGACACTTAGTAAGAGTTTTTGCAACTTTAGAAGACTCAATTGCGGCATATATGCTAAATCTAAATCGTACCTCTGCATATAAAAACTTCAGAACACTTAGAGAAAATATGAGAAATAGTAAAATATTTATTAATGGTTTATCTCTAAGTGCAACAATGACAAAGTATTCAGGTATTGGTCATGACTATGTAAAAATTTTACAATCAATAATTACAAAAAATAAATTAATAAAATACGATATGAAATTTTTTGAAAAAATAAAAAATCTAGATTAA
- the dapF gene encoding diaminopimelate epimerase, with product MTYAKYSASGNDFVIFHSFVEKDFTQDAIRLCNRTEGIGADGLVALLPCEDADFKWKFYNSDGSNAAMCGNATRAVAHYAYNNNLAGSKMKFLTEAGIIESEVTQDVVKTQMPQAKVIKEEFEQEGLTWYLIDTGVPHLVTFVDDLETYNHDLCAKMRYEHNANVNFAKVENGKIYVRTYERGVEGETLACGTGMVACFLRATQLKLVEDLAFVYPKSNEELTISIVDNKIFFKGAVKKVFTATID from the coding sequence ATGACCTATGCAAAATACTCTGCAAGTGGAAATGACTTTGTAATTTTCCATTCTTTTGTAGAGAAAGATTTTACACAAGATGCCATAAGACTATGTAATAGAACAGAAGGGATTGGTGCAGATGGTCTAGTTGCCCTACTTCCTTGTGAAGATGCAGATTTTAAATGGAAATTTTATAATAGTGATGGAAGTAATGCGGCTATGTGTGGAAATGCAACAAGAGCAGTTGCACACTACGCATACAATAATAATCTAGCAGGTTCTAAAATGAAATTTTTAACTGAAGCTGGAATTATAGAATCAGAAGTTACACAAGATGTTGTAAAAACTCAAATGCCCCAAGCAAAAGTTATAAAAGAAGAGTTTGAACAAGAGGGTTTAACTTGGTATTTAATTGATACAGGAGTTCCGCACTTAGTTACATTTGTAGATGATTTAGAAACATATAACCATGATTTATGTGCAAAAATGAGATATGAACACAATGCAAATGTAAATTTTGCAAAAGTGGAAAATGGAAAAATCTATGTAAGAACTTACGAAAGAGGTGTTGAGGGTGAAACTTTAGCATGTGGAACAGGTATGGTTGCTTGTTTTTTAAGAGCTACTCAATTAAAACTTGTAGAAGATCTAGCTTTCGTTTACCCAAAAAGTAATGAAGAATTGACAATTTCAATAGTTGATAATAAAATATTTTTTAAAGGAGCAGTAAAAAAAGTGTTTACTGCAACAATAGATTAA
- a CDS encoding MBL fold metallo-hydrolase, whose amino-acid sequence MKTNNESRRDFIKGSATGLGLGALAAMGIFSYSPMRDIFFPDLERKMTDFGSIKSVKVTNISETSWFDNATLMGDIKGAGGLLVNQYDFNWPPFGDGTGLAKGSYDKGIAKIKHLLPEKLDEAWEIIEKNSVSPENAGGFAALIDVERLDGTRKKYLLDVGWSYKWMDESFKREGIDKMLESGEIDTLIISHEHFDHFWGFPVAMKYNPNLKVIIPEGFYKEGLQYIKDSGHKGELEVAKTGLYELEPGLVTYVFDVPIICRVFGEQSIFANVKDKGLVSITGCCHQGIIKFANTAYKELKYDNDKMYGIYGGLHISPFDDWDPKYDDLVISLNKWNFEKIGCNHCTGLLTAEKFIRAGYPIVKGTAQYKSKSKAYLGNGDVITFG is encoded by the coding sequence ATGAAAACTAATAATGAATCAAGAAGGGACTTTATAAAAGGTTCAGCAACTGGATTAGGATTAGGTGCACTTGCGGCAATGGGTATATTCTCTTATTCTCCAATGAGAGATATATTCTTTCCAGACTTGGAAAGAAAGATGACTGATTTTGGTAGCATAAAAAGTGTAAAAGTAACCAATATAAGTGAAACAAGTTGGTTTGACAATGCAACTTTAATGGGAGATATTAAAGGAGCTGGAGGCTTGCTAGTTAATCAATATGACTTTAACTGGCCGCCATTTGGAGATGGAACAGGTTTAGCAAAAGGAAGTTATGATAAAGGGATTGCAAAAATCAAACATCTACTTCCAGAAAAATTAGATGAAGCTTGGGAAATCATAGAAAAAAATTCTGTAAGTCCTGAAAATGCAGGTGGTTTTGCAGCTTTAATTGATGTAGAAAGACTAGATGGTACAAGAAAAAAATATCTTCTAGATGTTGGATGGTCATACAAATGGATGGATGAATCTTTTAAAAGAGAGGGTATTGATAAAATGCTAGAAAGTGGTGAGATAGATACTTTAATAATCTCACATGAACACTTTGATCACTTTTGGGGATTTCCTGTTGCAATGAAATATAATCCTAATCTAAAAGTAATAATTCCTGAAGGATTTTATAAAGAGGGTTTACAATATATAAAAGACTCTGGACATAAAGGGGAATTAGAAGTTGCAAAAACTGGTCTTTATGAATTAGAACCTGGGTTAGTAACTTATGTTTTTGATGTACCAATTATTTGTAGAGTTTTTGGTGAACAATCTATTTTTGCAAATGTAAAAGATAAAGGTTTGGTTAGCATCACAGGGTGTTGCCACCAAGGTATTATCAAATTTGCGAATACAGCATACAAAGAACTAAAATATGACAATGATAAAATGTATGGAATCTATGGAGGTTTACATATCTCTCCATTTGATGACTGGGATCCAAAATATGATGATTTAGTTATCTCTTTAAATAAATGGAATTTTGAGAAAATTGGATGTAATCACTGTACAGGATTGTTAACAGCAGAAAAATTTATACGAGCAGGTTATCCAATCGTAAAAGGTACTGCACAGTATAAATCTAAAAGTAAAGCCTATTTAGGTAATGGAGATGTGATTACTTTTGGATAA
- the purT gene encoding formate-dependent phosphoribosylglycinamide formyltransferase gives MKFTAPLKSNSIKIMLLGSGELGKEVIIEAQRLGIETIAVDSYNNAPAQLVANKAYTINMKDKNEVLDVIRREKPTYILPEVEAINIQALFDAQEEGFHVIPNAEAVNKTMNRKNIREFAAERLNLPTSNYKFVTTFEALEDAAKEIGFPCVIKPVMSSSGHGQSIARNAGDLMESWELAKEARGDASELIVEEFITFDYEITMLTARNENQTVFCEPIGHIQKNGDYVFSWQPMEMSETAKTKAQEIAKTITDGLGGRGIFGVELFIKGDEVYFSEVSPRPHDTGMVTMITQSQSEFALHVRAVLGLPLDYIDYGCGASAAYKAENDTFTPIIDIEDSAFTENSYVRVFSKPQSHEGRRMAVALVFDKDSSKIALEKSREIISKFTDC, from the coding sequence ATGAAATTTACTGCACCACTTAAATCTAATTCGATTAAAATTATGCTTCTTGGAAGTGGAGAATTAGGTAAAGAAGTAATAATTGAAGCACAAAGACTAGGAATAGAAACTATTGCTGTAGACTCTTATAATAATGCACCTGCTCAATTAGTTGCAAATAAAGCTTATACTATAAATATGAAAGATAAAAATGAAGTTTTAGATGTAATTAGAAGAGAAAAACCAACATATATTTTACCTGAAGTTGAAGCAATCAATATTCAAGCATTATTTGATGCCCAAGAAGAAGGTTTCCATGTAATACCAAATGCTGAAGCTGTAAATAAAACTATGAATAGAAAAAATATTAGAGAGTTTGCTGCTGAAAGATTAAATCTTCCAACAAGTAATTATAAGTTTGTAACTACATTTGAAGCTTTAGAAGATGCTGCAAAAGAGATTGGATTTCCGTGTGTAATTAAACCTGTAATGAGTTCATCAGGTCATGGACAAAGTATTGCTAGAAATGCTGGTGATCTAATGGAATCTTGGGAATTAGCAAAAGAAGCTAGAGGAGATGCTAGTGAGTTAATTGTTGAAGAGTTTATCACTTTTGATTATGAAATCACTATGTTAACAGCAAGAAATGAAAATCAAACAGTTTTCTGTGAACCTATTGGGCATATTCAAAAAAATGGTGACTATGTATTCTCATGGCAACCAATGGAAATGAGTGAAACAGCTAAAACAAAAGCACAAGAGATAGCTAAGACAATCACTGATGGTTTAGGTGGTAGAGGTATATTTGGTGTTGAATTATTTATTAAAGGTGATGAAGTTTATTTTAGTGAAGTAAGTCCAAGACCACATGACACTGGAATGGTTACTATGATTACACAAAGTCAAAGTGAATTCGCACTTCATGTAAGAGCTGTTTTAGGTTTACCATTAGATTATATTGATTATGGATGTGGTGCCAGTGCAGCATATAAAGCAGAAAATGATACCTTTACTCCAATTATAGATATAGAAGATTCTGCATTTACTGAAAATAGTTATGTAAGAGTATTTAGTAAACCTCAATCACATGAAGGAAGAAGAATGGCTGTAGCACTTGTATTTGATAAAGATTCAAGTAAAATTGCACTAGAAAAATCAAGAGAAATTATCTCAAAATTTACTGATTGTTAA
- a CDS encoding response regulator — MENIKELQNKCKNLSILYVEDDEKVKLQTSKVLNIYFDKILLASDGKKAIDIFNNEKIDIIFTDVNMPKMDGISMIKLIREKNLNIPIVVFSAYDNTEYLLKTIEYGIDGYILKPFKLNQIQSVIEKIIKKLDSFSVQCNTINLIDNFIWDNNTYSLHKDSKHIKLTKNETRLFKLLGSSKNILFSSEDIELEYLMITIMIIKE; from the coding sequence ATGGAAAATATAAAAGAATTACAGAATAAATGCAAAAACTTATCAATCCTTTATGTAGAAGATGATGAAAAAGTAAAATTACAAACTTCCAAAGTTTTGAATATTTATTTTGACAAAATTCTTCTTGCTTCAGATGGAAAAAAAGCTATTGATATTTTCAACAATGAAAAGATTGATATTATATTCACTGATGTAAATATGCCTAAAATGGATGGGATATCAATGATTAAGCTCATTAGAGAAAAAAATCTAAATATTCCGATTGTTGTTTTTTCTGCTTATGATAATACAGAATATCTATTAAAAACTATAGAATATGGTATTGATGGATATATTTTAAAACCTTTTAAATTGAATCAAATACAAAGTGTTATTGAAAAGATAATAAAAAAACTAGATAGTTTCTCAGTACAATGCAACACTATTAATCTAATTGATAATTTTATATGGGATAATAATACTTATAGTTTACATAAAGATTCTAAGCATATAAAGCTTACAAAAAATGAAACAAGACTCTTTAAACTTTTAGGTTCTTCTAAAAACATCCTTTTTTCAAGTGAAGACATAGAATTAGAGTATTTGATGATAACTATAATGATAATAAAAGAGTAA
- a CDS encoding PAS domain-containing sensor histidine kinase, producing the protein MKNKEKWFEHIFNNSGVGILIVDKNRTILELNKTFCDIVGYKYEELIKKHARILHISDESSDKFGKIAFNTVLENNTLDLEYKFRHKNGYPIWIKITGDVIRDKQEVLWIITNINKRVMFQEELAKLNDTLNIKIDSQVKVLREKDRQLQYQGRLAQMGEMLNMISHQWRQPLTSISATTSFLQAKLFINEFNQEEFLEELSLIEDSAEHLSNTINDFRNFFKVDKQKVITNFKNIVENTLKIIKPILTNSHINVTTNFESHDNIYTLENELRQVVLNILKNAEDAFIENDIKNRDIELHTFSKNNFAYLEIIDNAGGIKDENLNKIFNTYFTTKSSTNGTGLGLCMSKTIIEDNCKGKLTAINNKNNGATFIIKLPIKK; encoded by the coding sequence ATGAAAAATAAAGAAAAATGGTTTGAACATATATTTAATAACAGTGGTGTTGGAATTTTAATAGTTGATAAAAACAGAACTATTCTAGAACTCAACAAAACATTTTGTGATATTGTTGGATATAAATATGAAGAATTAATCAAAAAACATGCAAGAATCTTACACATATCTGATGAGTCTTCTGATAAGTTTGGGAAAATCGCATTTAACACAGTATTAGAGAACAATACCTTAGACTTAGAATATAAATTTCGGCATAAAAATGGTTATCCTATTTGGATAAAAATTACAGGGGATGTGATAAGAGATAAGCAAGAGGTTTTATGGATTATTACTAATATAAATAAAAGGGTAATGTTTCAAGAAGAATTAGCAAAACTCAATGATACACTTAATATCAAAATTGATTCTCAAGTAAAAGTATTAAGAGAAAAAGATAGACAGCTACAATACCAAGGAAGACTAGCACAAATGGGAGAGATGTTAAATATGATTTCACACCAATGGAGACAACCTTTAACCTCAATTTCTGCAACAACAAGCTTTCTTCAAGCAAAACTATTCATAAATGAATTTAATCAAGAAGAATTTTTAGAAGAATTAAGTCTTATAGAAGATTCAGCAGAACACCTTTCAAATACAATAAATGATTTTAGAAATTTTTTTAAAGTTGATAAACAAAAGGTTATTACAAATTTTAAAAATATTGTCGAGAATACTTTAAAAATCATTAAACCTATTCTTACAAATAGCCATATAAATGTTACAACCAATTTTGAATCTCATGATAATATATATACTTTAGAAAATGAACTAAGACAAGTTGTATTAAATATCCTTAAAAATGCTGAAGACGCTTTTATAGAAAATGATATAAAAAATAGAGATATTGAACTACATACTTTTAGTAAAAACAATTTTGCATATTTAGAGATAATTGATAATGCAGGAGGAATTAAAGATGAAAATCTAAATAAGATCTTTAATACTTATTTTACTACAAAGTCATCTACAAATGGTACAGGACTTGGACTATGCATGTCAAAAACTATTATTGAAGATAACTGCAAAGGAAAACTTACTGCAATAAATAACAAAAACAATGGTGCAACATTTATTATAAAACTTCCAATAAAAAAATAG
- the purM gene encoding phosphoribosylformylglycinamidine cyclo-ligase, whose translation MSTVSYKDAGVDIDAGNQFVENIKPHVKSTMIPGVLGGIGSFAGAFELPTGYKEPVLLSGTDGVGTKLKLAIDSKKFDTVGIDLVAMCTNDLLCNFGEPLFFLDYYATAKLEVDEATDVVKGIAEGCVRSECALVGGETAEMPGMYKEGDFDLAGFCVGIAEKSELNRIEKIESGDILIALPSSGVHSNGFSLVRKLLLEKLGMTLEDEFDGKPLKDVLLEPTRIYVKEFKANKENINALAHITGGGITENLPRVLPDNLKAVVDRSKIQVLPIFEFMSQFVEVEEMYRTFNMGVGMVLVVNPSNVDSVLANTDGYVIGEIAEGEKGVEFI comes from the coding sequence ATGTCAACTGTAAGTTACAAAGATGCAGGTGTAGATATAGATGCTGGAAATCAGTTTGTAGAGAATATTAAACCCCATGTAAAATCAACTATGATACCAGGTGTTTTGGGTGGAATTGGGTCTTTTGCAGGAGCTTTTGAGCTACCAACTGGATATAAAGAGCCTGTACTTCTTTCTGGAACAGACGGTGTTGGAACAAAACTAAAATTAGCAATTGATTCAAAAAAGTTTGATACTGTTGGTATCGATTTAGTTGCTATGTGTACAAATGACTTATTATGTAATTTTGGTGAACCACTATTTTTCTTAGATTATTATGCAACTGCAAAACTTGAAGTAGATGAAGCAACTGATGTGGTAAAAGGTATTGCAGAAGGTTGTGTAAGAAGTGAATGTGCATTAGTTGGTGGTGAAACTGCAGAGATGCCAGGGATGTACAAAGAGGGTGATTTTGATTTAGCAGGTTTTTGTGTTGGTATTGCAGAGAAATCTGAGTTAAATAGAATTGAAAAAATTGAATCTGGTGATATATTAATTGCTTTACCATCTTCAGGTGTACATTCAAATGGTTTTTCACTTGTTAGAAAACTTCTTTTAGAAAAATTAGGGATGACTTTAGAAGATGAATTTGATGGAAAACCTTTAAAAGATGTACTTTTAGAGCCAACTAGAATTTATGTAAAAGAATTCAAAGCAAACAAAGAAAATATTAATGCTTTAGCACATATTACAGGTGGAGGAATTACTGAAAACCTTCCAAGAGTATTACCTGATAATTTAAAAGCGGTGGTTGATAGAAGTAAAATCCAAGTATTACCTATTTTTGAATTTATGTCTCAATTTGTAGAAGTTGAAGAGATGTATAGAACTTTTAATATGGGTGTTGGTATGGTTCTTGTTGTAAATCCAAGTAATGTTGACAGCGTATTAGCTAATACTGATGGATATGTTATTGGAGAAATAGCAGAGGGTGAAAAAGGCGTTGAGTTTATTTAA
- a CDS encoding spermidine synthase: protein MKENQAFNEMMVHTPLCTHKEAQNVSIVGTINEGIKKEASKHTGNIEFIDLATFNAKNEKDVDVVIFTDVDIDELLLANIQRVLKDDGIITFATESFHKDEEKLKADLKLVGEHFWIAMPFRFGHDTAILASKKYHPTADIILQRSDLLVDLEYYSTEIHSASFVFPAAQHKALTGIAKR, encoded by the coding sequence ATGAAAGAAAATCAAGCTTTTAATGAAATGATGGTACATACGCCATTGTGTACACATAAAGAAGCACAAAATGTTTCAATAGTTGGAACAATTAACGAAGGTATAAAAAAAGAGGCTTCTAAACATACAGGAAATATTGAGTTTATAGATTTAGCAACTTTTAATGCGAAAAATGAAAAAGATGTAGATGTTGTAATTTTTACTGATGTAGATATTGATGAATTACTTTTAGCAAATATTCAAAGAGTTTTAAAAGATGATGGTATCATCACATTTGCAACTGAAAGTTTTCACAAAGATGAAGAAAAACTTAAAGCAGATTTAAAATTAGTTGGGGAACACTTCTGGATAGCTATGCCATTTAGATTTGGACATGATACAGCTATTTTGGCTTCTAAAAAATATCATCCAACAGCAGATATAATCTTACAAAGATCGGATTTACTAGTTGATTTAGAGTATTATTCTACAGAAATACACTCAGCTTCATTTGTATTTCCAGCTGCTCAACACAAAGCTCTTACAGGTATAGCTAAGAGATAA
- the coaE gene encoding dephospho-CoA kinase (Dephospho-CoA kinase (CoaE) performs the final step in coenzyme A biosynthesis.) — protein MSNDLFKYAIALTGGIATGKSTVCNLLKLHGFLTIDADKIAHKLLDENSGKIASMFGEEYVENGKVLRKKLGKIIFSNEENKLKLEALLHPLIKEEIVKESRVFENQGKPYFIDIPLFFEKMHYPISKSLVVYTPKELQIQRLMQRDNIEEEEAKIKMSNQMDIEKKKELANFIIDNSSNLKNLQNEVERIIKEIL, from the coding sequence ATGAGTAATGATTTATTTAAATATGCAATTGCACTTACAGGTGGAATTGCAACAGGAAAAAGTACAGTTTGTAATCTTCTAAAGCTTCACGGCTTTTTAACTATTGATGCTGATAAAATAGCCCATAAACTTCTTGATGAAAATAGTGGAAAAATTGCTTCAATGTTCGGAGAAGAATATGTAGAAAATGGAAAAGTACTTAGGAAAAAACTAGGTAAAATTATATTTTCAAATGAAGAAAACAAATTAAAGCTTGAGGCACTTCTCCACCCTTTAATTAAAGAAGAGATTGTAAAAGAATCAAGAGTATTTGAAAATCAAGGGAAACCATACTTTATAGATATTCCTTTGTTTTTTGAAAAAATGCATTATCCAATCTCTAAATCTTTGGTTGTATATACTCCAAAAGAGTTGCAAATCCAAAGATTGATGCAAAGAGATAATATAGAGGAAGAGGAAGCAAAAATTAAAATGTCCAATCAAATGGATATAGAAAAGAAAAAAGAGTTAGCAAATTTTATTATAGACAACTCTTCAAATTTAAAAAATTTGCAAAATGAAGTAGAAAGAATTATTAAGGAGATTTTATGA